A genomic region of Papaver somniferum cultivar HN1 chromosome 7, ASM357369v1, whole genome shotgun sequence contains the following coding sequences:
- the LOC113298650 gene encoding RNA polymerase sigma factor sigF, chloroplastic-like has translation MEAGRNLLSSPPFIPSKHQLRNAHPLSVAVLHEQAALAVTAVQTTSTTRHFPASVLQEQRDDLRSLLHLREEKPYKTALDRTQIDNDTSLNQEKRERGSEASDKYLKDFERQLLYSPGLWYLSPPSQRENKASSLDMQSMSSDADEELHVKACDLLALAKQAVLVSKQASSLIVDSNSHLHNANELIPSFGMNDISPPEKEKIVRSTRLLERQSKKRRAPKSALLGDEISSLRTTDKHHKTSLIDLSDPLRLFLSGAEARQLLTAKEEKELFIQVQELTRLEEVKQRLQSQFDREPTVVEWAEAVGMSCATLQLHLHSGHRSREKMIYSNFRMVVHVAKNYQGKGMNLQDLLQEGSKGLIKSLEKFKPHAGCRFSTYAYWWIRQSVRKAIFHHSKSIRLPENVYNALRQVKNAKEVLIKEGHQPTNEEIAKQVGFTVGKLERLLITTKTPLSMQRPIWSDQATTFQAVTADPKVETPEQGVSKDLMRRHVRNLLSVLPPKEKRIIRLRYGIEDGEQKSLAQIGDVFGLSKERVRQLENRALDKLRNCLSSQGLEAYTNLLT, from the exons ATGGAGGCAGGTCGAAATTTACTTTCTTCTCCTCCATTCATACCTTCAAAACATCAGCTCAGAAATGCTCATCCTCTCTCTG TTGCGGTCCTTCATGAGCAAGCAGCTCTTGCAGTTACCGCTGTACAAACAACATCGACAACTAGACACTTCCCTGCCTCCGTCCTGCAAGAGCAGCGTGATGATCTTAGGTCCTTACTGCACTTACGTGAGGAAAAACCATACAAG ACAGCATTGGATAGGACACAGATAGATAATGACACATCACTCAATCAAGAAAAGAGAGAGCGCGGATCTGAGGCATCTGACAAATATCTCAAAGACTTTGAACGCCAGTTGCTTTACTCTCCTGGTTTATGGTATTT ATCACCGCCATCACAAAGGGAAAATAAAGCTTCGTCCTTGGACATGCAGTCTATGTCATCCGATGCAGATGAGGAGCTGCATGTTAAAGCATGTGATTTACTTGCGCTTGCTAAGCAAGCTGTACTAGTCTCTAAACAAGCTTCCTCTTTAATTGTGGATTCTAATTCACATTTACACAATGCTAATGAATTGATTCCAAG TTTTGGAATGAATGATATATCTCCTCCTGAGAAAGAAAAGATAGTAAGATCCACACGGCTTCTTGAGAGGCAATCTAAGAAACGCAGAGCTCCAAAGTCGGCTCTCTTGGGTGATGAGATTTCTAGTTTAAGGACAACAGACAAGCATCACAAAACGTCACTCATTGATCTGAGTGATCCACTCCGGCTTTTCCTGTCGGGTGCTGAGGCCAGACAACTTTTGACCGcaaaggaagaaaaagaattgtTCATTCAAGTTCAG GAGTTGACAAGATTAGAGGAAGTGAAGCAGAGGCTTCAGTCTCAATTTGATCGTGAACCAACAGTAGTTGAATGGGCTGAAGCTGTTGGGATGTCTTGTGCGACTCTACAGTTGCATCTGCATTCAGGTCATAGAAGTCGAGAGAAAATGATTTATTCCAACTTCCGTATGGTGGTGCATGTGGCTAAGAATTATCAGGGGAAGGGTATGAACCTTCAGGATTTATTGCAG GAAGGAAGTAAAGGCCTTATAAAGAGCCTAGAGAAATTCAAGCCTCATGCAGGTTGCAGATTTTCTACATATGCATACTGGTGGATAAGACAGTCAGTTAGGAAGGCTATCTTTCACCACTCTAAGTCAATTCGTTTACCG GAGAATGTATATAATGCCCTAAGACAAGTGAAAAATGCTAAGGAGGTTCTCATTAAAGAGGGACATCAACCAACAAATGAGGAGATAGCAAAACAGGTTGGCTTTACTGTTGGGAAGTTGGAAAGATTGCTAATTACCACAAAAACTCCCCTCTCTATGCAAAGGCCAATATGGTCGGATCAAGCTACCACCTTCCAG GCGGTCACCGCAGACCCTAAGGTTGAAACCCCTGAACAGGGTGTTTCGAAAGATCTCATGAGGCGGCATGTGCGTAATCTTCTAAGTGTTCTCCCGCCTAAGGAGAAGCGAATTATTCGACTGCGTTACGGAATTGAAGATGGAGAACAGAAGTCTTTAGCGCAGATTGGTGACGTATTTGGATTGTCAAAAGAGAGGGTCCGGCAGCTAGAGAATCGAGCGTTAGACAAACTCAGGAACTGCTTATCTAGCCAAGGTCTAGAGGCTTACACAAATTTACTAACTTAG